A section of the Spirosoma pollinicola genome encodes:
- a CDS encoding BamA/TamA family outer membrane protein produces MGTLKAQSDSIPLPRQPIPIQPLKTRNTLILPLVARSIETDWSVGLAGSFTFRFNRHDTLTRTSNTQALALYSLRKQFIAAINGTTYFPGERIILNHQLSYSNFPDKFWGLGKNAPDNHEEAYTFQQYYVYLHFQRKLKDRIFLGLLYEYQRLLGVEYLPGGLFDQLAVPGRYPYHISGAGLSLTYDSRNNAFAPDKGGFLQVFFNHFSPAFGSNFQYTNYVIDFRRFIRLYRQQVLAIQAYGFFNSGDVPLRSLASFGGSNSMRGFYDGRYRSKNQVVAQAEYRVPLFWRIGAVGFVGVGNVGSRVSELNFQEIKYSYGGGVRVALNRKERLNLRVDYGWGVGQNLSNGLYFQLGEAF; encoded by the coding sequence TTGGGAACCTTAAAAGCCCAGTCTGACAGTATACCACTACCGCGTCAACCGATTCCAATTCAACCATTAAAAACCAGAAATACCCTAATTCTACCCTTAGTAGCCCGTTCCATTGAAACGGACTGGTCGGTAGGATTAGCGGGTTCGTTTACCTTTCGATTCAATCGGCATGATACTCTCACCCGTACTTCCAACACTCAGGCGCTGGCATTATACTCCCTTCGAAAACAATTTATTGCTGCTATTAATGGCACGACTTACTTTCCCGGTGAGCGTATTATTCTGAATCACCAACTGTCGTACAGTAACTTCCCCGACAAATTCTGGGGCCTGGGTAAAAACGCACCCGACAACCATGAGGAGGCTTATACTTTTCAACAGTATTATGTTTATCTGCATTTTCAGCGCAAACTCAAGGATCGCATTTTTCTGGGGCTTCTTTACGAATACCAGCGGTTGCTGGGAGTCGAATATCTGCCCGGCGGACTGTTTGACCAATTAGCTGTACCGGGTCGCTATCCATATCATATTTCTGGAGCTGGGTTAAGTTTAACGTATGACTCACGCAACAATGCGTTTGCGCCTGACAAAGGCGGGTTCTTACAGGTCTTTTTTAATCATTTTTCACCCGCTTTTGGTTCCAATTTCCAGTACACTAATTATGTGATAGATTTCCGTCGATTTATTCGTCTCTATCGACAGCAGGTGCTTGCCATACAGGCTTATGGCTTTTTTAATTCGGGTGATGTTCCCCTGCGGAGTCTGGCCAGTTTTGGCGGATCGAACAGCATGCGTGGATTTTATGACGGCCGTTACCGAAGCAAAAATCAGGTAGTCGCACAGGCCGAATACCGTGTACCTCTTTTCTGGCGAATCGGCGCAGTTGGTTTTGTGGGTGTAGGCAACGTGGGAAGTCGTGTGAGCGAACTGAATTTTCAGGAAATAAAATACTCCTACGGGGGAGGTGTGCGTGTAGCTTTAAACCGAAAAGAACGCCTGAATCTTCGAGTCGATTATGGTTGGGGCGTAGGGCAGAACCTATCCAATGGCCTTTATTTTCAGTTAGGAGAGGCCTTTTAG
- a CDS encoding phytanoyl-CoA dioxygenase family protein has product MSKINLPPFTLGDTITPEQRQFFNKNGVIVFRNFINPETVKVFISEVERIEKEWLAEGRDKVNGVPLKFGQDEGGNAMIQRMCFLSQHSKALHEFLQDPRLQAVVDLLQPYEGRIAEIEKDGLILNHYIRTPNSKFSQMGWHTDSPRDIFLGQRIMPMLNVGIHLNPTPYENGGLRVIPGTHKQGLFKMLFRKKYFVDNEPDKHEIGFDINAGDLSVHDGRLWHRAQQSPLVGEGSRRRVMYVPVVTGKYMPKNANSKTPFYHRFISKVNI; this is encoded by the coding sequence ATGAGCAAAATAAACCTGCCGCCCTTTACGCTGGGCGACACCATTACCCCCGAACAACGCCAATTTTTCAACAAGAATGGTGTTATCGTTTTTCGTAATTTTATTAATCCGGAAACAGTTAAGGTATTCATCAGTGAGGTTGAACGAATTGAAAAAGAGTGGCTGGCCGAAGGGCGGGACAAAGTCAATGGCGTTCCGCTGAAATTTGGTCAGGATGAAGGCGGAAATGCAATGATTCAACGAATGTGTTTTCTGTCTCAGCACAGCAAGGCGCTTCACGAATTTTTGCAGGACCCACGCCTTCAGGCCGTTGTTGATCTTCTTCAACCTTACGAAGGACGTATTGCTGAAATTGAAAAAGACGGCCTTATTCTCAACCATTACATTCGTACGCCTAACAGTAAGTTTTCGCAGATGGGCTGGCATACAGATAGCCCACGCGATATTTTTCTTGGTCAGCGGATCATGCCGATGCTTAATGTAGGCATTCACCTGAATCCGACACCTTACGAAAACGGTGGCCTGCGCGTTATTCCGGGTACACACAAACAAGGGCTATTCAAAATGTTGTTCCGAAAAAAATACTTCGTGGACAACGAGCCGGATAAGCATGAAATTGGCTTCGATATAAATGCAGGCGATTTGTCGGTACACGATGGTCGTCTCTGGCATCGGGCTCAACAATCACCTTTAGTTGGTGAAGGCAGCCGTCGGCGGGTTATGTATGTTCCTGTTGTAACAGGTAAATACATGCCTAAAAACGCCAACAGTAAAACTCCATTCTATCACCGCTTTATTTCGAAAGTAAACATCTAA